The following nucleotide sequence is from Flavobacterium sp. N1736.
TAGCGAATAGAGAAAATCGCCCAGTAGTTGATAAAAAATAGGACAAAGGTCAAAGAGACAAAGGTTCTGAGGTTTTTAAACTAAATCTATATTATCTGAAAAAACAAAAAAGGGATTAAGTTTAAAACTTCATCCCTTTTTTTATATTATAGATTCCAAAAAGAAAACCTTAGTCCCTTAGAACCTTTGTACCTTTTCTCTTAGTCATTCATAGAAATCAAAAACTCTTCGTTATTTTTGGTTTTCTTGAAACGGTCGTTTACAAAATCCATAGATTCTACAGGATTCATATCTGATAGATATTTACGCATAATCCACATTCTTTGTAATGTTTTTTCGTCTAACAACAAATCATCACGACGTGTACTTGACGAAGTAAGATCGATTGCAGGGAAAATACGTTTGTTTGCAATTTTACGATCCAATTGAAGTTCCATATTACCTGTACCTTTAAATTCTTCAAAGATAACCTCATCCATTTTAGAACCTGTTTCTGTCAATGCTGTTGCGATGATACTTAACGAACCACCGTTTTCTACATTTCTGGCAGCTCCAAAGAAACGTTTTGGTTTTTGCAATGCATTGGCATCCACACCTCCACTTAAAACTTTTCCTGATGCAGGCTGAACTGTATTGTAAGCTCTTGCTAAACGTGTAATCGAATCTAAAAGAATCACTACATCGTGTCCGCATTCTACCAAACGTTTTGCTTTTTCAAGAACGATGTTTGCAATTTTTACGTGTTCCTGTGGTTCTCTGTCAAAAGTAGAAGCAATAACTTCACCACGAACGCTGCGTTGCATATCTGTAACCTCTTCCGGGCGCTCATCAATTAAAAGAACGATTAGATAAACTTCAGGATGATTGGCTGCAATCGCATTTGCAATGTCTTTTAATAACATTGTTTTACCGGTTTTCGGTTGTGCGACTATCATACCACGCTGTCCTTTTCCTATTGGAGAAAATAAATCGATAATACGTGTTGAAACTGAACTGCCTTTTTCGGCTAATTTGAATTTTTCTGAAGGGAAAACCGGTGTTAAGTGTTCGAAAGAAACTCTGTCGCGAACTACTTGCGGATCGTGACCATTAATTTTTAGTACACGAACCAGGGGAAAAAACTTTTCGCCTTCTTTAGGAGGACGAACTACTCCTTTTACTGTATCTCCGGTTTTAAGACCGAATAATCTGATTTGTGAAGTTGATAAATAAATATCATCCGGAGAAGCTAAATAATTATAATCTGATGAACGTAAGAATCCGTATCCGTCAGGCATCATTTCAAGAACACCTTCACTTTCTATAATTCCGTCAAATTCAAAATCTGAATCTCTGAAATTATTCTTTTTATTTTTATGATTTGGGTTTTGGTTTCCGTTAGTCCCGTTTCCATTTCCATTTCCGTTTACATTCCCATTTTGATTAGGATTTGGGTTTGCGTTTTGATTCGGATTTGCGTTTTGGTTGGGATTTTGATTCGGATTCTGCTTTTTAAGCTGATTTGGGTTGATCTTTTTTACAGGAGCAATTTCTTCTGCTTTTTCAGCTACAGGTGTTGAAGTCGAATCAATGTTTTCTAAAACTTCATCAGTAACAACTTCTTTTACAGCTTCTTTTTCTTTTTGCAAAGCGACTTTTTTCTCGTAAGCTGATTTATTAAATTTGACAATTTTTGGTCCTTTCTTTTCTACTTCTCCGTTTTCTACAGTTTCTTCAACTGTTGGAGTTTCCTGTACTTTTGGGTTTTGTTTTGAAATTACCGGAGCATCAATTTTTTCAGGGGTTTCTTCTACTTTATCAAATTCCAGAATGGGAGCATTTTTACTGATTGCTGCTTTTTTTGCAGGTACAATTCGTGCTCTTTTGGGTTTGTCATCAACTTCTGCCTGAGCAACAGCAGGTACAGGCGGCGCTACAGTCGCTTCTTGATGTGCTAAAATCTGACTTATTAAAGTCTCTTTTTTAACACCATTAAACTTTATAGTTTTAGCTAACTTAGCTATTTCTTGAAGCTCAGAAAGCTTCATTTCTTTTAATGCAGAAATATCAAACATGAATATTCTATGAATTTAATTATTTTAAAGGAAATACTGTAAAAAGAATAGGTAGATAATTGTTTTCAACTAACCGCAGTATGAAGTGCTTACGGTATTATGAT
It contains:
- the rho gene encoding transcription termination factor Rho, which codes for MFDISALKEMKLSELQEIAKLAKTIKFNGVKKETLISQILAHQEATVAPPVPAVAQAEVDDKPKRARIVPAKKAAISKNAPILEFDKVEETPEKIDAPVISKQNPKVQETPTVEETVENGEVEKKGPKIVKFNKSAYEKKVALQKEKEAVKEVVTDEVLENIDSTSTPVAEKAEEIAPVKKINPNQLKKQNPNQNPNQNANPNQNANPNPNQNGNVNGNGNGNGTNGNQNPNHKNKKNNFRDSDFEFDGIIESEGVLEMMPDGYGFLRSSDYNYLASPDDIYLSTSQIRLFGLKTGDTVKGVVRPPKEGEKFFPLVRVLKINGHDPQVVRDRVSFEHLTPVFPSEKFKLAEKGSSVSTRIIDLFSPIGKGQRGMIVAQPKTGKTMLLKDIANAIAANHPEVYLIVLLIDERPEEVTDMQRSVRGEVIASTFDREPQEHVKIANIVLEKAKRLVECGHDVVILLDSITRLARAYNTVQPASGKVLSGGVDANALQKPKRFFGAARNVENGGSLSIIATALTETGSKMDEVIFEEFKGTGNMELQLDRKIANKRIFPAIDLTSSSTRRDDLLLDEKTLQRMWIMRKYLSDMNPVESMDFVNDRFKKTKNNEEFLISMND